A window of the Bufo gargarizans isolate SCDJY-AF-19 chromosome 1, ASM1485885v1, whole genome shotgun sequence genome harbors these coding sequences:
- the LOC122926555 gene encoding radial spoke head 1 homolog isoform X2: MSDLGSDFEEDAVPDLGYYEGEKNEAGERHGQGKARLPNGDTYDGMYENGRRHGQGTYRFKNGARYVGEYYQNRKHGGGTFMYPDGSRYEGDWVDDQRQGQGVYTYANGDTYSGDWYAHQRHGQGVYTYADTGSRYMGTWVNGKQEGAGELVHHNHRYQGKFSNNTILGPGKYVFDIGCEQHGSYVQAEQEKDDEEEEEPLAVPVTRWIPEKISGLTLWSPTAEVQPPPPVVGDPAEVTASDAAALDTAALDTAALDAAALDAAAQDTAAQDTTAQDAAAQDAAAQDAAAHHQNAETTKAPAQEESPNRITAEAEPQIPDSARGGDTARDEDAN; this comes from the exons TATTATGAAGGGGAGAAGAATGAGGCCGGGGAGAGACACGGACAAGGTAAAGCGCGGCTTCCGAATGGAGACACGTATGACGGGATGTATGAGAACGGGCGGCGGCACGGTCAG GGGACGTACCGCTTCAAGAACGGCGCACGCTACGTGGGAGAATACTACCAGAACCGCAAGCACGGCGGGGGCACCTTTATGTACCCGGACGGATCCCGATATGAAG GTGACTGGGTGGATGACCAGCGACAAGGCCAGGGCGTGTATACTTATGCCAACGGGGACACCTACAGCGGGGACTGGTATGCCCATCAGAG GCACGGGCAGGGGGTCTACACCTACGCGGACACCGGCTCCAGGTACATGGGCACCTGGGTGAACGGGAAACAGGAGGGCGCCGGAGAGCTCGTCCATCACAACCACCGCTACCAGGGGAAGTTCTCCAACAACACG ATCCTGGGTCCGGGGAAGTACGTTTTTGACATCGGCTGCGAACAACATGGATCATACGTGCAGGCAGAGCAG GAGAaggatgacgaggaggaggaggagccgcTGGCGGTGCCCGTGACCCGGTGGATCCCAGAGAAGATCAGCGGCTTGACCCTGTGGTCCCCGACAGCGGAGGTGCAGCCGCCCCCACCAG TGGTTGGAGACCCAGCAGAGGTGACGGCATCTGACGCCGCTGCTCTGGACACCGCTGCTCTGGACACCGCTGCTCTGGACGCCGCTGCTCTGGACGCCGCTGCTCAGGACACCGCTGCTCAGGACACCACTGCCCAGGACGCCGCTGCTCAGGATGCCGCTGCTCAGGACGCCGCTGCTCATCACCAGAACGCAGAGACCACCAAGGCCCCGGCCCAGGAAGAGTCACCGAATCGAATCACTGCCGAGGCCGAACCGCAAATACCTGACAGCGCCAGAGGCGGCGACACTGCGCGGGACGAAG ACGCCAATTAA
- the LOC122926555 gene encoding radial spoke head 1 homolog isoform X1, with amino-acid sequence MSDLGSDFEEDAVPDLGYYEGEKNEAGERHGQGKARLPNGDTYDGMYENGRRHGQGTYRFKNGARYVGEYYQNRKHGGGTFMYPDGSRYEGDWVDDQRQGQGVYTYANGDTYSGDWYAHQRHGQGVYTYADTGSRYMGTWVNGKQEGAGELVHHNHRYQGKFSNNTILGPGKYVFDIGCEQHGSYVQAEQPQQPPHPGRGRAGGPSKDPPVIKGFVLNAPAEVQEKDDEEEEEPLAVPVTRWIPEKISGLTLWSPTAEVQPPPPVVGDPAEVTASDAAALDTAALDTAALDAAALDAAAQDTAAQDTTAQDAAAQDAAAQDAAAHHQNAETTKAPAQEESPNRITAEAEPQIPDSARGGDTARDEDAN; translated from the exons TATTATGAAGGGGAGAAGAATGAGGCCGGGGAGAGACACGGACAAGGTAAAGCGCGGCTTCCGAATGGAGACACGTATGACGGGATGTATGAGAACGGGCGGCGGCACGGTCAG GGGACGTACCGCTTCAAGAACGGCGCACGCTACGTGGGAGAATACTACCAGAACCGCAAGCACGGCGGGGGCACCTTTATGTACCCGGACGGATCCCGATATGAAG GTGACTGGGTGGATGACCAGCGACAAGGCCAGGGCGTGTATACTTATGCCAACGGGGACACCTACAGCGGGGACTGGTATGCCCATCAGAG GCACGGGCAGGGGGTCTACACCTACGCGGACACCGGCTCCAGGTACATGGGCACCTGGGTGAACGGGAAACAGGAGGGCGCCGGAGAGCTCGTCCATCACAACCACCGCTACCAGGGGAAGTTCTCCAACAACACG ATCCTGGGTCCGGGGAAGTACGTTTTTGACATCGGCTGCGAACAACATGGATCATACGTGCAGGCAGAGCAG CCACAGCAGCCGCCGCACCCCGGCCGGGGGAGAGCAGGGGGCCCCTCCAAGGACCCCCCTGTAATCAAGGGCTTTGTGCTGAACGCCCCCGCGGAAGTCCAG GAGAaggatgacgaggaggaggaggagccgcTGGCGGTGCCCGTGACCCGGTGGATCCCAGAGAAGATCAGCGGCTTGACCCTGTGGTCCCCGACAGCGGAGGTGCAGCCGCCCCCACCAG TGGTTGGAGACCCAGCAGAGGTGACGGCATCTGACGCCGCTGCTCTGGACACCGCTGCTCTGGACACCGCTGCTCTGGACGCCGCTGCTCTGGACGCCGCTGCTCAGGACACCGCTGCTCAGGACACCACTGCCCAGGACGCCGCTGCTCAGGATGCCGCTGCTCAGGACGCCGCTGCTCATCACCAGAACGCAGAGACCACCAAGGCCCCGGCCCAGGAAGAGTCACCGAATCGAATCACTGCCGAGGCCGAACCGCAAATACCTGACAGCGCCAGAGGCGGCGACACTGCGCGGGACGAAG ACGCCAATTAA